From Brevibacillus marinus, a single genomic window includes:
- the glyQ gene encoding glycine--tRNA ligase subunit alpha, with amino-acid sequence MKLTFQEIILSLQNFWARQNCLIVQPYDVEKGAGTLNPMTFLRSIGPEPWNVAYVEPSRRPADGRYGENPNRLYQHHQFQVIMKPSPDNIQEIYLDSLRELGIDPLEHDIRFVEDNWEHPGLGAWGLGWEVWLDGMEITQFTYFQQVGGLECKPVAVELTYGLERLASYIQEKENVFDLEWVNGYTYGDVFLQPEYEHSKYTFELSDVEMLFSLFNTYEAEAKRLMAERLVFPAYDYVLKCSHTFNLLDARGAISVTERTGYITRVRNLAREVAQTYYAERERLGFPLLGKGGVAK; translated from the coding sequence ATGAAGCTGACCTTTCAGGAGATCATTTTGAGCTTGCAGAATTTCTGGGCGAGGCAGAACTGTCTGATCGTCCAGCCGTACGATGTGGAAAAAGGCGCGGGTACGCTCAATCCGATGACCTTTTTGCGCAGCATCGGACCGGAGCCGTGGAACGTGGCCTACGTTGAGCCGTCCCGCCGCCCCGCTGACGGGCGCTATGGCGAGAATCCCAACCGCCTGTACCAGCATCACCAGTTTCAGGTGATCATGAAGCCGTCTCCCGACAATATCCAGGAGATTTACCTGGACAGCTTGCGGGAGCTGGGGATCGACCCGCTGGAACACGACATCCGCTTCGTGGAGGACAACTGGGAGCACCCGGGGCTGGGAGCCTGGGGACTTGGCTGGGAGGTCTGGCTGGATGGGATGGAGATTACCCAGTTTACCTACTTTCAACAGGTGGGGGGGCTGGAGTGCAAGCCCGTCGCGGTTGAACTGACGTACGGGCTGGAGCGGCTCGCTTCTTACATCCAGGAGAAGGAGAACGTCTTTGACCTGGAGTGGGTCAACGGGTACACCTATGGCGACGTGTTCCTGCAGCCGGAATACGAGCATTCCAAATACACCTTCGAACTGTCTGATGTGGAAATGTTGTTTAGCCTGTTCAACACCTACGAGGCGGAAGCGAAGCGGCTGATGGCCGAGCGGCTGGTCTTCCCGGCGTACGACTACGTGTTGAAGTGCTCGCACACGTTTAACCTGCTGGACGCACGGGGCGCGATCAGCGTGACGGAACGCACCGGTTACATCACCCGCGTCCGCAATCTGGCGCGGGAAGTGGCGCAGACGTATTACGCTGAGCGGGAGCGCTTGGGCTTTCCGCTGCTCGGCAAAGGGGGAGTGGCGAAATGA
- the recO gene encoding DNA repair protein RecO, which produces MLVKWEGIVIRTTDYGEANKVLTLYTREHGKLGVMARGAKKPRSRLAAVSQLFTHGFFLCKAGPGTGMADLSQGDIVESYRDLRQDLTRTAYAAYIAELTDRLSEERVANPFVFHLLSLTFRYLDEGKDPEILSRIFESKMLAVAGIRPHLHSCTQCNREAEPYVFSVTQGGLLCPACRASDPYALTISPSVWKLLRLFQLFDLERLGEIDVKPSTRSQLKQTLHRFMDEHLDLRLKSRAFLEQLEKFPPA; this is translated from the coding sequence ATGCTTGTAAAATGGGAAGGCATTGTCATTCGCACGACCGATTACGGTGAAGCAAACAAGGTGCTGACGCTATACACCCGAGAACACGGCAAATTGGGAGTAATGGCTCGCGGCGCGAAAAAGCCGAGGAGCCGTCTTGCTGCCGTGTCTCAGTTGTTTACACACGGTTTTTTCTTGTGCAAAGCCGGGCCGGGAACGGGCATGGCCGATCTTTCCCAGGGGGATATCGTGGAATCGTACCGGGATTTGCGCCAGGATTTGACGCGGACGGCCTATGCCGCCTATATTGCCGAGTTGACCGATCGGTTAAGTGAAGAGCGGGTGGCCAATCCCTTTGTCTTCCACCTGCTGTCCCTGACCTTTCGCTATCTGGACGAGGGCAAGGACCCGGAAATCCTCAGCCGCATCTTTGAAAGCAAAATGCTGGCGGTGGCCGGCATCCGTCCCCACCTGCACAGCTGTACGCAGTGCAATCGCGAAGCGGAACCGTATGTGTTCAGTGTGACCCAGGGCGGCTTGCTCTGCCCGGCCTGCCGGGCAAGCGACCCTTACGCGCTGACGATCTCACCGTCGGTTTGGAAACTGCTGCGGCTGTTTCAGCTGTTTGACCTGGAACGGCTGGGGGAAATCGACGTCAAGCCCTCGACGCGCAGCCAGTTGAAGCAGACGCTGCACCGCTTTATGGACGAACACCTCGATTTGCGGCTGAAAAGCCGCGCCTTCCTGGAACAATTGGAAAAATTTCCTCCTGCCTGA
- a CDS encoding YqzL family protein gives MLRDFSWSYFASTGDIHAYLLYREQQRLVPQEEEQADSTQAQLGESTACL, from the coding sequence ATGCTTCGCGACTTTTCTTGGAGTTATTTCGCTTCAACCGGTGACATCCACGCGTACCTTCTCTATCGGGAACAGCAAAGGCTGGTTCCGCAGGAGGAGGAACAGGCCGATTCCACCCAAGCGCAGCTGGGTGAATCAACCGCATGCTTGTAA
- the era gene encoding GTPase Era — protein MNHKLTDTSFKSGFVAIIGRPNVGKSTLLNQIVGQKVAIMSNKPQTTRNKIRAVHTTEQGQIIFLDTPGIHKPKSKLGDYMVAVAENALNEVDLVLYVIDATEQYGPGEAYIIERLQQVKTPVFLVINKIDLVHPEALLPLIDEYRRRYDFKQIIPVSALQGNNTQAMVEAIFAELPHGPMYYPADQITDHPERFVAAELIREKVLHLTREEVPHSIAVVVEEMKRRDDGQTVYIYAAIYVERNSQRGILIGKNGEMLREIGRRARLDIERLLGNKVYLELWVKVKKDWRNQEQMLRNFGFYDED, from the coding sequence GTGAATCACAAGCTGACTGACACATCTTTCAAATCAGGCTTCGTGGCGATCATCGGCCGCCCCAATGTCGGCAAGTCGACGCTGCTCAACCAGATTGTCGGACAAAAAGTGGCGATCATGTCCAACAAACCGCAGACGACGCGCAACAAAATCCGCGCCGTCCACACCACGGAACAGGGGCAGATCATTTTCCTCGACACGCCGGGAATCCACAAACCGAAATCGAAGCTGGGCGATTACATGGTCGCGGTAGCGGAAAACGCGCTGAACGAAGTGGATCTGGTGCTTTACGTCATCGACGCGACGGAACAATACGGCCCCGGCGAGGCGTACATCATCGAACGCCTGCAGCAGGTGAAGACACCGGTGTTTCTGGTCATCAACAAAATCGACCTGGTTCACCCGGAGGCGCTGCTCCCGCTGATCGACGAGTACCGCAGGCGCTACGACTTCAAGCAGATTATTCCCGTCTCCGCCCTGCAGGGGAACAACACCCAGGCCATGGTGGAAGCGATCTTTGCGGAGCTGCCGCACGGCCCGATGTACTATCCGGCGGACCAGATCACCGACCACCCGGAACGATTCGTCGCCGCCGAACTGATTCGCGAGAAGGTGCTCCATTTAACCCGCGAAGAGGTGCCCCATTCGATCGCGGTGGTCGTGGAAGAGATGAAGCGGCGGGATGACGGGCAGACGGTCTACATCTACGCGGCGATTTACGTCGAACGGAACTCGCAGCGCGGCATCCTGATCGGCAAAAACGGCGAGATGCTGCGGGAGATTGGCCGGCGCGCCCGTCTCGACATTGAGCGCCTGCTTGGCAACAAGGTATACTTGGAACTGTGGGTAAAGGTCAAAAAGGACTGGCGCAATCAGGAACAGATGCTGCGCAACTTCGGTTTCTACGACGAGGACTAG
- a CDS encoding cytidine deaminase: protein MNGQELLKQAIEARKRAYVPYSRFAVGAALLSQGGTVYLGCNIENAAYPLCNCAERTALFKAVSEGERSFQALAVVADSPQPVPPCGACRQVLAELCPPAMPVILANMRGEVLQTTVAELLPGAFTKEDLTSESQAD, encoded by the coding sequence ATGAACGGACAAGAGTTGCTGAAACAAGCGATCGAAGCGAGAAAACGGGCCTATGTTCCCTATTCCCGCTTTGCCGTGGGAGCGGCCCTGCTCAGTCAGGGGGGAACCGTCTACCTCGGCTGCAACATCGAGAACGCGGCGTACCCGCTCTGCAACTGTGCCGAGCGCACCGCCCTGTTTAAAGCGGTTTCCGAAGGGGAGCGCAGCTTCCAGGCGCTGGCTGTCGTGGCCGACAGCCCCCAGCCGGTCCCGCCGTGCGGCGCCTGCAGACAGGTTTTGGCAGAGTTGTGCCCGCCCGCGATGCCGGTGATTCTCGCCAACATGCGGGGAGAGGTGCTGCAGACAACAGTGGCTGAGCTGCTGCCGGGGGCGTTTACGAAGGAGGACTTGACGAGTGAATCACAAGCTGACTGA
- a CDS encoding diacylglycerol kinase family protein, producing MKQARFWRSLKNACAGVRYAVKTQRNMRIHCGWALLALLAAWWLDVSRADWLLVVFAIGLVMALELVNTAIEAAVDLASEEWHAKAKAAKDAAAGAVLLAALTAAVIGVWVFAPPLVAKLSSLF from the coding sequence TTGAAACAAGCGCGGTTTTGGCGCAGCCTGAAGAATGCCTGCGCGGGCGTGCGGTATGCCGTAAAGACGCAGCGCAACATGCGCATCCACTGCGGCTGGGCGCTGCTTGCGCTGCTTGCCGCCTGGTGGCTGGACGTTTCGCGCGCCGATTGGCTGCTGGTGGTTTTTGCCATCGGGCTGGTGATGGCGCTGGAGCTCGTCAATACGGCGATCGAAGCGGCCGTCGACCTGGCCAGCGAGGAGTGGCATGCGAAAGCGAAAGCGGCCAAAGACGCCGCCGCCGGTGCCGTGCTGCTGGCTGCGCTGACCGCCGCTGTGATCGGCGTCTGGGTGTTCGCGCCGCCGCTTGTCGCCAAACTTTCTTCTCTGTTCTAG
- the ybeY gene encoding rRNA maturation RNase YbeY: protein MLTIDIIDEQDHKLTDQQLQLLHTCLQAAAEAEAVSGEVVVTLVDNQRMRELNLQYRGIDRPTDVLSFAMNETGEGELEIRMDEEALDDLPNMLGDIVISVPQALAQAEEYGHSLERELGFLAVHGFLHLLGYDHQTAAEEAEMFSRQEQILQSVGLTR from the coding sequence GTGTTGACGATTGATATCATCGACGAGCAGGATCACAAACTGACCGATCAGCAGCTGCAGCTGCTCCATACCTGCCTGCAGGCGGCGGCCGAGGCGGAAGCGGTGAGCGGCGAAGTGGTCGTGACGCTCGTGGACAATCAGCGCATGCGCGAACTGAATCTCCAGTACCGCGGGATTGACCGGCCCACGGACGTGCTTTCCTTTGCGATGAACGAAACGGGCGAAGGCGAATTGGAGATCCGCATGGACGAAGAAGCGTTGGACGACCTGCCCAACATGCTCGGCGACATCGTCATCTCCGTACCGCAGGCGCTCGCGCAGGCCGAGGAGTACGGCCACTCGCTGGAGCGTGAATTGGGCTTTCTGGCTGTACATGGATTTTTGCACTTGTTGGGCTACGATCACCAGACGGCGGCGGAAGAGGCGGAGATGTTTTCCCGCCAGGAGCAAATCCTGCAAAGCGTCGGGCTGACGAGGTAA